Genomic window (Musa acuminata AAA Group cultivar baxijiao chromosome BXJ1-9, Cavendish_Baxijiao_AAA, whole genome shotgun sequence):
TAGAATTATATTGTTTCCCTTGACCCAATTGAATGATTTATTGGTGCAAAGAGCTTGTTGAGATGTAAACATCAATAAATATCGAACTAGTTATTTTGCATTAATCAACAAAGGAAATTCAACACTCACTGCAGCCAACAACTGTCATCTGAAAAACTACACGCTCTATCTGGAAGAAGTTATATGCCAAGAGCACTTACAGCCCAAATATCTGGAAGAAGTCAATTGATTGGTCCACAGGCTGCACGCTTCCACACAATCCACAAGCCAAGAATGGTCCAGGCGATACTGCAGCTCCACCACAGTTCCAGCACCTGGGTAATTCTCCACTACCGGCCTCTGATGAGCAGAGAAATCGATTCGATACTCTAACTTCTGGAAAGTCATGATGACCAAGGCCTCGGCAATTGCTAGCACGATCAAATCGCTTTACAGGAATGCTGAAAGATCGAGTATTTATGCAGAAATTTGAAAGGATTCGAGGGTGGAGATGGAGATCTTCATGTACAAGACTTGAGGCGGAGAGCCACAGGCCTCGTTTGGCTGTGTTCTCATAAACCAGCTCTTTGAGACTTGTTCTCAACAGTGAAAACAGAGAACAATTCTTGCTTCTTCTCATAATCAGAAATACGTTGAGACAGTTGTTTACCAGAAATTGTCTCCTGAGTACAGAAAACACAGAGAGAATGTTCAACACTTTGTACTAACTCCAACATACAGGGCATACATCATATAGATTAGGTCTAAAAGAGATGATAAGAATGACGTCGATACATTTTTCATAACATTTTTGCAGATTTTTCATTCTTGTCCGGGTCAACTAAAAAACCTTTAATCATGTGGCAAAAACATGATATAGAAATCACCGGTACGTACCGGTGACTCGTAAgaggaaggagaaggggaaggggcagcgaaggaagaagaggaggaagaggaagaagaagcggaggcggtggaggaagaTGAAGGAGTAGGAAGCGTATCCGTCGATGACGCACGGCGAGCAGCGGGCGGGCAGCGGCAGCAGGCGGCGAAACGAAAGAGGGCTCGCGTCTGGGCGGGGGGGTATTCGCGAGCCCTAGTCTTAATCAATTATGACCGTGATACGCTGTAAAgttctactatatatatattcccAAGTCCATCGTCAATAATTTTGGACGAATTCTTGCAAAGAagttatttgattttagatttatttacgtgaaaatatcattttatttttaatatatttattaacaAAAATTTATCGGATCTATCGTTGTCATCGTCTTGTACCTTCGCTCACAACCATCGAATCACTACTTGACGACATAGCCCACAACCCTCTAAATACAATCGAACCACTCCTGCTTAGACAGATCATCCCCACAACCCTCTAAATAAAATCGAACCACCCTTCCTTGGACAGGTCATCCCCCTCCGTCACCTATTTGATTCATGTTAGATTCATCGTTGCCTCTGCGTGCACATGGACGATGCAAGGGCAATCGATGGGCAATACAGGGCGATAAGCCTAGCAGGGCAAGGGTAAAGATAAAATGATcacttaaagaaaaatacatgtcttgtcaaaaaaaatttaaatttataagcttttttttcaaaaattcaccCAATAACTATTAAGAATGCCAATTAATATATTAGAAAAATGAAAATTCTCTATTAAGTTCAAATCATgtgataatattatataaattctaagttcaaaataatcaaaaataaGAAGAAATCAATTCAAATGTTTTGAAATCACCATTATTTATCAGATACATAACGTATATAAATTAGGATTCCTTTTCTTTCTTAGATTTTTAATCCTAATAATAGTAGTCATACAAGTCGTTTAAATTTAATTACGATTCTTGTGAATAGTTTAAATCTAATTAGAAGTCTAAAAATCTTACCCATCCTAACGAGATAGCATACATGAAATTATATGAATGTGATGAGGATTACTTGACATTTGGTTGTCACTAAGCCATTTTCTTTTTGTGCAAATTCTTGGGGAGCTTCTTTTCTTGTACATGTTTCACGGAAACGTGTGCTTAACGTGGTTTGCATTTAGAAGACAGCAGGTTTTGGATCTGCAACTCCTATTGTTGATTCCTGAAGTCACTGCTGATAACATTTAGTCTGGAAATGTGGAAGCACTGCTCGCGTCTCTTCATTTTTACTATAGAAAATTGGTAGCTCCATGATCAGCTTCCCTTCATTTTTGCCTTCCATGTTCTGGAAATGTCGACTTGTTTATTATAATGACTGTTTCTACCCTCGCACTCTAGATTGTGACATGGGAAGATGTTCACGTTGCAGCAGGTTCTCCATTCATTGGGACCGAGAACTTAACAACAATCAACAAACTAATGGCATGACTATTGCTGTTCATAGTGCAATCCAAGTAGAAAATAGCATAGTTGATCATTTTGCTTGCAAtggagagagaagagaaaaaaaatttaagacaTATCAATAATCCAAGTCCGGGAGCAACTTAGCTCGACAATTTGCTGTAAAGTAACATGAATAAAAGATGTCTATGACCCAATTTTTGCTGTTTCCAAAGAATAAGCTTGCAGACCTACCAGTTCAGGTTGATTCAGGGCACCTTACTGCTGTGCGCACTGCACTCTTTGGGCACCGCCATGAACATCGTCGTCCTCCTCATAAGCCTCCTGAGCTTGAGCCTGCTTCCTCCGCATCTCCTCTTCAATGTTAACATCATGTAATGTGGTTTCCTCGCATTCATCCAGCTCCATGTCTGTCATCTGAGTTGCAAGCCTTGGTGGGAGTACAGTTTCAAGAGCCTTACACTGATCTAGTGTCAGTGACTCGGGGAAATCCACGGTAAAGTGGATGTAGAGCTTCCCCCTCATGAAGGGCCTCTGGTACATTGGCATGCCCTCATCGTTGATTGCCTTAAATTGATCTGTGTCAGCAGAAAGAAGCTCATTTATAATCCAAGATCAATATGATGTTTCACTAGACAAAGGGTGAAGAGTAGTGATTTCAAATAAGACTGCCTGCCCCGATGAGCCTTACCGGGTTTAACAACTTCACCAGGGTTTGATTTAATAAGTAGCTGTCTATTATCCAGGTGGGTCAAAACATACTGGAAGCCACAGAGAGCCTCAGAGAGGGACAATGTGTGCTCAAAGAAGAGATCGTCACCCTTTCTCTTGAACTTGGAATGATCTTTCAGCTGGAGAACAAACACAATGTCTCCTGTGACAGTATCCGGCTGCAAGCATTCACCCGTTTAAACCATAAGAGACAAAGATTTGCTTAAACAAATAAAGCTCCAGCTATAACATGTATTAAATAATTCTACACAACAGGAGAAAAATGTTCTAACGAAAGCAAAGAGATAAAAGAACATACTGCTTCATCAGCCTCGCCAGGGAAGGTAATCTTTTGACCATTTTGCATTCCCTTCTCAACTACAACCTCCAGCACTTTCTTCTCTGGGACAACTTTCTCACCTTTGCATTGCGGGCAGCGATCCTTCTCATTGATAGTCTCCCCGGTACCCCTGCACTCATTGCATGGTTGCTGCATCTGCTGAATCATGCCAGGCCCAATCTGACGAATAGTGACCCTCATACCAGAACCCTGACAACCAGAGCACTTCATTGAAGCACCGGATTTTGAACCCTTGCTGCATAAGTGTAACAAAAAATGAGAACAATTATCCGAATCTTGGAAACTCATGTTCTGGGTATGAAAGGTAACTCACCCTTTGCACTTCTGGCAGATGACATTTCGTGACAGTGAAAGTTTCTTGGAAGTTCCATTGTAAAGGTCTTCCAAAGACACCTTCAGAGGATGGATCACATCCTCCCCTCTCCTCTGCCTTCGACCCCtgctgcttcctcctcctcctgttaCAAAAAACATGACAGCAAAAAGTTCATAGAGCATCTCAAACATAAGCAAACCACAATTTTTTGATATCAGAAGACAACAGTACATCATAGACAATTACATCAATGAACGAGCAGCTGACTGCTTACCTCCAAAGGGGCCCCCACCAAAGAAAGATGAGAATATATCAAATGGGTCATGGCCACCTCCACCACCCATTCCCTCCTTGAGGGCATCTTCACCATATTGATCATAGATCTCACGCTTCTCAGGATCACTCAGAACTTCATAAGCCTGAGCTAACTCCTTGAACTGAAAGCAAGAAACTGAATTGTAATCTCATTCTTGAAAGGAACAATGCGAGGTGGACTAACCACATATAACAACACACATAAGCAACAACAGCAAGCATGCAATAAAAACCGCAGGAAGATAGGCGAGAACTTTCGCTACAGCATGTTGATCCCCACGAGAAATAGAACATTTAATGCCACCTCATGATGCCAATAGGCAGCTCATCGCAGTAAGCTATGCTCTGAccttcatgcatataataataaataaacaacCTTTGCATATTTCCTAAACCATTAATTGTTTGCTTGTTTCTGGGATCAATAAGTATTACCATCCCACTGCAAGATTTTAGCTGCTAAATATATGCTGTAAAAAAGCAATACAATAATCTAATTCAGAACATAGCAGCATTTAAAGTTAAATCCAAAAAGATCTACACGTCAGATTAGCCACCAAGATCTCTAGTATTAGTATCTAGCAAATAAATCAAAGACAGTAACAGATCAATCGAATTTAAGAGACACTCCTCCCATAAGTGTGGGAAAAAACGATCTTTTCAGAAGCAGATCTAATTTACGAACAAACAGGGATCGGATCTTAAGAGAACAAGATAAAACAAATCGAGCATATGAGAAACAGGGATCTATCTATACCTTCTCGGGGTCCCCGCCCTTGTCGGGGTGATTCTTGATGGCAGCCTTCCGGTAGGCCTTCTTCAGATCATCCTGCGACGCGCTCTTGGGCACCCCCAGGATCTCGTAGTACCGCGTGTTGTCGCTCTTCTTCGGCGCCCTCCCGAACATCTCCGCGGCCTAACCCTAACCCGATCGATCACCAAATCCGACAAGAAAAACCACCCAACCCAGCGATTCAAACCCCAGAGGCCTCCCGATCGCCGCCTCGATCGATGAACCGGAGAGGATGAAACCCTAATTAGCGTGCGCAGGGAACGCGATCCGGGGACTCGGCGGACTAGCGGTCAAGCGTAGGTGTCTCGGAATAACAAAATTGGGCGGAAAAGGCCGAAGTTTATAGAGAAGGGGAGGTCGAGAAAACGAGTCTGCCAGCGAACGTGGACCGTTAGATCGGAGTCGACGGACCTGATGAATGTGGGAAGCCGTCAAACTTGACCTAGGAACCTACCTAATGGCATGCGCACCTGGCGAACACGTGGACTACGTGGGATTCATGTTCTTTCATCAGATCCGACCCGAAACATATGGTTCAGTATTTGGATCCGCATCCGGATGTTACTGACTTGGGTGGATTAGGTGAATCCAACCTGACAATAACATATTAATACCGATGAAGGGGATTGAGTTGTGATTGCACAAACCCGAtaatatatttatgatatatataaatatttgtatatatgattatttaatgtcATATTGATCATAGACCGGTAATATGAAATCACTTACTGCATGTTGTAAGCCTTCTTCTCTACTCTCGTGCACGTTTAAACGCATAGAACGCAACCTCGGTATATTGTTTGTCTTTTGTGTGTATGAGCAAGTAAAAGCTGACTAACTTCTATCAACTTTGAGTCACAAAATCACAACAAAATGAAGGAACACCACCGAAAATTATAAATGGGGTGTTCTTTTAGTATGTAGGTGACATTTGAGAAGTATTTTCTAGTGTCTAAAAGAAGAAAATTGTCTTTGTATAAAATTGATGATAGTTAATTAACACTTGacaatttaataaaattatcaattataaaataatcATCCATTAAATACAAGTAACTATAAAAAGACCCTAAATAGACATGTctttttattcctttttttttcttgactaTACTAGTTTGAAGGGATCTTTGTTGTACTTGTTACTATCCAATTTTATAGGTTTTATATCTCCCGTCACGATAAGTTTTTTTTATGCTggtcaaattttttatatttttttaattcatgtGTCTCAAGCATATTTTGTCTCGTGTCTTTTGTTGTAGTAGGTTTCTTTTGACGTGAGTCGTATTTTTTGCACATCGATCACTTTTGTACTCTCCGAGATGGACTTCACTTATCGATCATTTTTGCACTCTTTGAAGTACCCCTTCATTAATTAATAACCCTTCAGGTTTAACCCAAAGGGACACTTATCTTTAATGTGAGAGAAGAGAGATTGATCCCCTCCCTATAAATCCCCCCTTAACCATAAGGGTGATGCTCATTCTTCCAATTAAGCCTTCAAGGCCCTCCTTAGGAGCCTTCTCTACTTAACCTATGTTCTCTTTTACAAGGCGAGTCAATTCTTGAGTGTCACATCCTACCACGTGTCAACTCTGCAATACCTCAgccttctaatattttattcttttatctctACTGGTTGGGATATCTTTTCTTTCTCGCACAAACTCCTCTCGATCTTACGATTGCCAAATGGTCAGGGAGGTTGATGCTCTATCCTTGGACAACCCAAGGGCAAAGGAGATTGATGAAGATCCACTCAAGGCAAAGTATCCCAAGGTAGAGATTGAGGAAGATGCGATCATTGATTACCCCGACGATCAAAATGTTCTGATAGCACCCGAAGTACCTTTTAATGATAGTCTTGACTTGCCACCTCCCCCTAATACCTAGCTTGTTATCTCGTAATGCATTAGTCTCTATTTAGTCATCAAGTCTATCTATCCGATTTAGTTATTGTGTCTTTTGCTTATTGCATCGTCAAATTTGTTCATTTGACTAATCTTCTAATTAGGTAGGTGGAGGCCTAATGTAGACATTTGACTGAGTTAATGTAGTTCATTTAaggtaataaatttttttttcctcaaCTTGTAATACCCACatcttgaaaaaaatatatatttttttacaatTGATGCCAAAGATATGGTAGATCAATGCTCGACACTTAGGGCATAGTCACCCCGACCATATCCCAAAGGACGTCTCAAGGGTAAAACTTTTTTAAATTCATAATATATCATATTCTCAATAACACTACTCTTTTTGTTGTCTCGAGGTGATAGGTTTCATTTCAGGCGACCATGATGACTTAACATGACCCTTCCCAATTTGGCATTAATTTATTCTGGGATCTAGTTGGGTTGCTAACTTTAACTTTCAAAAGTACCAAGTTTCCTAGTTTAACTCCCTGAGGCCGATCACGTCAGTTAGATAATTTGG
Coding sequences:
- the LOC135593810 gene encoding iron-sulfur cluster co-chaperone protein HscB homolog isoform X1 is translated as MRQFLVNNCLNVFLIMRRSKNCSLFSLLRTSLKELVYENTAKRGLWLSASSLVHEDLHLHPRILSNFCINTRSFSIPVKRFDRASNCRGLGHHDFPEVRVSNRFLCSSEAGSGELPRCWNCGGAAVSPGPFLACGLCGSVQPVDQSIDFFQIFGLERKYEIKDGNLEGKYKDWQKKLHPDLVHSKSEKEKMFAAEQSARVIDAYRTLSKPLLRAIYLLKLEGVHVDEEKTITDPDLLAEMMDIREAVEEANDSHSLNQIQTQVEEKFEKCSRSFEQAFKIHDFDNAIAAIERMRYHDRALEEITKKL
- the LOC135593809 gene encoding dnaJ protein homolog translates to MFGRAPKKSDNTRYYEILGVPKSASQDDLKKAYRKAAIKNHPDKGGDPEKFKELAQAYEVLSDPEKREIYDQYGEDALKEGMGGGGGHDPFDIFSSFFGGGPFGGGGGSSRGRRQRRGEDVIHPLKVSLEDLYNGTSKKLSLSRNVICQKCKGKGSKSGASMKCSGCQGSGMRVTIRQIGPGMIQQMQQPCNECRGTGETINEKDRCPQCKGEKVVPEKKVLEVVVEKGMQNGQKITFPGEADEAPDTVTGDIVFVLQLKDHSKFKRKGDDLFFEHTLSLSEALCGFQYVLTHLDNRQLLIKSNPGEVVKPDQFKAINDEGMPMYQRPFMRGKLYIHFTVDFPESLTLDQCKALETVLPPRLATQMTDMELDECEETTLHDVNIEEEMRRKQAQAQEAYEEDDDVHGGAQRVQCAQQ